The sequence TCATTTGATTTGTTTAATTCATTTAAACCATAATCCTTTTCGGACTCAATTTCTGGTACTTTCCATTCAGTTGCAAAAAAATCATCATGTCTTAAAATAAGTGCTTTTTCATACATTGTTTCACCCCTCATCCTATAGAAGACTCTACTTCTAGATTAATTAATTTATTCAGTTCAAGAGCATATTCAAGAGGTAATTCTTTTACTAATGGTTCAATAAACCCTCTTACTATCATGTTTTTTGCATCTATTTCAGATAATCCTCTTGACATTAAGTAATAAATTTGTTCTTCAGAAATTCTACCGATTCTTGCTTCGTGCCCAACATCAGCATCATCAGTGAATACTTCAATTAATGGAACAGTATCACTTTTTGATTTATTATCTAACATTAAAGCACTACATTCAACAGAAGACTTAGCCCCTTTAGCGTTTTCTCCAATTTTTACCCATCCTCTATAGAATGCCCATCCGCCACCAACACTAATACTTCTAGCATTAACAATAGAACTTGTATGTGGAGCTAAATGGAATACTTTAGATCCTGTATCAAGATGTTGATTTGGACCAGCATATGTTAGAGTAACAGAACTATTTTTAGCACCTTTTCCTCTTAAAATAGTCATTGGATATAACATAGTTTTAAAACTACCTAAAGAACCAGATACCCATTCCATTGATCCTTCTTCATCAACAATTGCTCTTTTAGTGTTTAGGTTATATGTATTTTTACTCCAGTTTTGTATTGTAGAGTATTTCATTTTAGCGCCTTTTTTTACATATATTTCAACCATACCAGCGTGTAAGTTGGTTACATTATAAAATGGTGCGGAACATCCTTCAATGAACTCTACTTCTGAACC comes from Marinitoga litoralis and encodes:
- the sufB gene encoding Fe-S cluster assembly protein SufB; this translates as MKDINEINYEELMINQSKFDFRNEAKYAYKTPPGLNEKVIREISEAKNEPKWMLEHRLQAFKIFENYHEPNFGVDIRKLDLSKIVAYMKPDAKKSNSWDEVPEEIKDTFEKLGIPEAERKALAGVGAQYDSEVVYQHIQKELNDLGVIFLDMETAVKEFPDLVKEYFMKLVPSHNHRYAALHGALWSGGSFLYVPKGVKVPLPLQAYFRMNNPGMSQLEHTLIIADEGSEVEFIEGCSAPFYNVTNLHAGMVEIYVKKGAKMKYSTIQNWSKNTYNLNTKRAIVDEEGSMEWVSGSLGSFKTMLYPMTILRGKGAKNSSVTLTYAGPNQHLDTGSKVFHLAPHTSSIVNARSISVGGGWAFYRGWVKIGENAKGAKSSVECSALMLDNKSKSDTVPLIEVFTDDADVGHEARIGRISEEQIYYLMSRGLSEIDAKNMIVRGFIEPLVKELPLEYALELNKLINLEVESSIG